A region of Bombyx mori chromosome 13, ASM3026992v2 DNA encodes the following proteins:
- the LOC101736050 gene encoding eukaryotic translation initiation factor 4 gamma 2 isoform X1, translating into MYAQLCKRLSEEAPNFEPPGQPCTFKLLLLNKCRTEFENRTQAFAAFEDKTLSPEEEEKRHLAKCKMLGNIKFIGELGKLEILSESILHRCIQNLLARRAAAEHQEDLECLAQLVRTCGRVLDSERGRGLMEQYFARIETLSQSKELAPRIRFMLRDVAELRRGGWVPRAAAAGEAPVPMAQLRDEELPRREPLFRRARPLDEVLAQLHLPGAAPDALAFRRSSHLHLSTPHKTPPPAAHKESRPKARPALHTHLADLQMRPAANSLMFTANKLSKPAGPQHHAPLPPVPQNALSPSFVSSAPRYKEPAITIKPAPDKKEKPKKDKGVSKEEACKLAAEAVEAVAADGEDGELGLAALRRLDDVPEKVLRRALAGALEAALCAEPGRELAAVLVVRRARRAPHSDALRALLPQHHPRLPLLLAHALTQKLVTLSEIGSWCESEQHHPLLLEVLQEVRELVGLERLRQLCAESKLNLCAHAGVGADGALEALEARGLAGLVPQLQVRAALARQLAAEPAPQPLYRWIKANVEAAVRHTGGFVSALVGLLAEHVTAGADSAAAAPDKAALEREKALLEPYAPLLRALLDARLDLQLAAVYAVQVHAHAHHYPKGMLLRWFMYLYNMEVCEEEAFLRWREDVTDAYPGKGEALFQVNTWLTWLQAQESEEEEADE; encoded by the exons ATGTACGCACAGCTCTGCAAGCGGCTCAGCGAAGAGGCTCCCAACTTCGAGCCGCCGGGTCAGCCGTGCACATTTAAGCTTTTGTTGCTTAACAAATGTCGCACTGAATTTGAAAATCGGACGCAG GCGTTCGCCGCTTTCGAAGATAAAACGTTATCGCCGGAAGAGGAAGAAAAGAGACACCTCGCCAAATGCAAGATGCTCGGCAACATAAAGTTCATCGGAGAGCTGGGCAAGCTCGAAATCTTGTCCGAGTCAATATTGCATCGATGCATTCAGAATCTGCTGGCGCGCCGCGCTGCCGCCGAACATCAGGAGGACTTGGAGTGTCTGGCGCAGCTCGTGCGTACGTGCGGCCGCGTCCTGGATTCGGAGCGCGGCCGCGGCCTCATGGAGCAGTACTTCGCGCGCATCGAAACGCTCTCCCAGTCCAAGGAGCTGGCTCCGCGCATCCGCTTCATGCTGCGCGATGTCGCCGAGCTGCGGCGCGGCGGCTGGGTGCCCCGCGCGGCGGCGGCCGGGGAGGCGCCCGTGCCGATGGCGCAGCTGCGAGACGAAGAGCTGCCCCGGCGCGAGCCCCTGTTCCGGCGCGCTCGGCCGCTGGACGAGGTGCTGGCCCAGCTGCACCTGCCGGGCGCCGCGCCGGACGCGCTGGCCTTCCGGCGCTCTTCGCACCTGCACCTGTCGACGCCGCACAAGACGCCGCCCCCCGCCGCGCACAAGGAGTCCCGCCCGAAGGCTCGGCCGGCGCTGCACACGCACTTGGCCGACCTGCAGATGCGCCCGGCCGCCAACTCGCTCATGTTCACCGCCAACAAGCTGTCCAAGCCGGCGGGCCCGCAGCACCACGCGCCGCTGCCTCCCGTGCCGCAGA ACGCGCTGTCGCCCTCGTTCGTGAGCTCCGCGCCGCGCTACAAGGAGCCCGCCATCACAATCAAACCGGCGCCGGATAAAAAAGAGAAACCTAAAAAGGACAAG GGCGTGAGCAAGGAGGAGGCGTGCAAGCTGGCGGCGGAGGCGGTGGAGGCCGTGGCCGCGGACGGCGAGGACGGCGAGCTGGGGCTGGCCGCGCTGCGCCGCCTCGACGACGTGCCGGAGAAGGTGCTGCGGAGGGCGCTCGCCGGCGCGCTGGAGGCCGCGCTCTGCGCCGAGCCGGGCCGCGAGCTGGCCGCCGTGCTGGTCGTGCGCCGGGCCCGCCGCGCGCCGCACTCCGACGCCCTGCGCGCGCTGCTGCCCCAGCACCACCCGCGCCTGCCGCTGCTGCTCGCGCACGCGCTCACGCAG AAATTGGTCACCTTGAGCGAGATCGGGTCGTGGTGCGAAAGCGAACAACACCACCCGCTGCTGCTCGAGGTGCTGCAGGAAGTCCGCGAGCTGGTGGGCCTCGAGCGGCTGCGGCAGCTCTGTGCCGAGAGCAAGCTGAACCTGTGCGCGCACGCCGGCGTCGGGGCGGACGGCGCGCTGGAGGCGCTGGAGGCCCGCGGGCTGGCCGGCCTGGTGCCGCAGCTGCAGGTGCGCGCGGCGCTGGCCCGCCAGCTGGCCGCCGAGCCCGCGCCGCAGCCGCTGTACCGCTGGATCAAGGCCAACGTGGAGGCGGCCGTGCGCCACACCGGCGGCTTCGTGTCGGCGCTGGTGGGCCTGCTGGCCGAGCACGTCACGGCGGGCGCAGACTCCGCGGCCGCCGCGCCCGACAAGGCGGCGCTGGAGCGCGAGAAGGCGCTGCTGGAGCCCTACGCGCCGCTGCTGCGCGCGCTGCTGGACGCCCGCCTGGACCTGCAGCTGGCCGCCGTGTACGCCGTGCAGGTGCACGCCCACGCCCACCACTACCCCAAGG GCATGCTGCTGCGCTGGTTCATGTACCTGTACAACATGGAGGTGTGCGAGGAGGAAGCGTTTCTGCGCTGGAGAGAAGACGTGACCGACGCGTACCCGGGGAAGGGAGAGGCTCTGTTCCAG GTGAACACGTGGCTGACGTGGCTGCAGGCGCAGGAGTCGGAGGAGGAGGAGGCGGACGAGTAG
- the LOC101736050 gene encoding eukaryotic translation initiation factor 4 gamma 2 isoform X2: protein MYAQLCKRLSEEAPNFEPPGQPCTFKLLLLNKCRTEFENRTQAFAAFEDKTLSPEEEEKRHLAKCKMLGNIKFIGELGKLEILSESILHRCIQNLLARRAAAEHQEDLECLAQLVRTCGRVLDSERGRGLMEQYFARIETLSQSKELAPRIRFMLRDVAELRRGGWVPRAAAAGEAPVPMAQLRDEELPRREPLFRRARPLDEVLAQLHLPGAAPDALAFRRSSHLHLSTPHKTPPPAAHKESRPKARPALHTHLADLQMRPAANSLMFTANKLSKPAGPQHHAPLPPVPQNALSPSFVSSAPRYKEPAITIKPAPDKKEKPKKDKGVSKEEACKLAAEAVEAVAADGEDGELGLAALRRLDDVPEKVLRRALAGALEAALCAEPGRELAAVLVVRRARRAPHSDALRALLPQHHPRLPLLLAHALTQKLVTLSEIGSWCESEQHHPLLLEVLQEVRELVGLERLRQLCAESKLNLCAHAGVGADGALEALEARGLAGLVPQLQVRAALARQLAAEPAPQPLYRWIKANVEAAVRHTGGFVSALVGLLAEHVTAGADSAAAAPDKAALEREKALLEPYAPLLRALLDARLDLQLAAVYAVQVHAHAHHYPKGEHVADVAAGAGVGGGGGGRVATGRDCRFCFALISLYK from the exons ATGTACGCACAGCTCTGCAAGCGGCTCAGCGAAGAGGCTCCCAACTTCGAGCCGCCGGGTCAGCCGTGCACATTTAAGCTTTTGTTGCTTAACAAATGTCGCACTGAATTTGAAAATCGGACGCAG GCGTTCGCCGCTTTCGAAGATAAAACGTTATCGCCGGAAGAGGAAGAAAAGAGACACCTCGCCAAATGCAAGATGCTCGGCAACATAAAGTTCATCGGAGAGCTGGGCAAGCTCGAAATCTTGTCCGAGTCAATATTGCATCGATGCATTCAGAATCTGCTGGCGCGCCGCGCTGCCGCCGAACATCAGGAGGACTTGGAGTGTCTGGCGCAGCTCGTGCGTACGTGCGGCCGCGTCCTGGATTCGGAGCGCGGCCGCGGCCTCATGGAGCAGTACTTCGCGCGCATCGAAACGCTCTCCCAGTCCAAGGAGCTGGCTCCGCGCATCCGCTTCATGCTGCGCGATGTCGCCGAGCTGCGGCGCGGCGGCTGGGTGCCCCGCGCGGCGGCGGCCGGGGAGGCGCCCGTGCCGATGGCGCAGCTGCGAGACGAAGAGCTGCCCCGGCGCGAGCCCCTGTTCCGGCGCGCTCGGCCGCTGGACGAGGTGCTGGCCCAGCTGCACCTGCCGGGCGCCGCGCCGGACGCGCTGGCCTTCCGGCGCTCTTCGCACCTGCACCTGTCGACGCCGCACAAGACGCCGCCCCCCGCCGCGCACAAGGAGTCCCGCCCGAAGGCTCGGCCGGCGCTGCACACGCACTTGGCCGACCTGCAGATGCGCCCGGCCGCCAACTCGCTCATGTTCACCGCCAACAAGCTGTCCAAGCCGGCGGGCCCGCAGCACCACGCGCCGCTGCCTCCCGTGCCGCAGA ACGCGCTGTCGCCCTCGTTCGTGAGCTCCGCGCCGCGCTACAAGGAGCCCGCCATCACAATCAAACCGGCGCCGGATAAAAAAGAGAAACCTAAAAAGGACAAG GGCGTGAGCAAGGAGGAGGCGTGCAAGCTGGCGGCGGAGGCGGTGGAGGCCGTGGCCGCGGACGGCGAGGACGGCGAGCTGGGGCTGGCCGCGCTGCGCCGCCTCGACGACGTGCCGGAGAAGGTGCTGCGGAGGGCGCTCGCCGGCGCGCTGGAGGCCGCGCTCTGCGCCGAGCCGGGCCGCGAGCTGGCCGCCGTGCTGGTCGTGCGCCGGGCCCGCCGCGCGCCGCACTCCGACGCCCTGCGCGCGCTGCTGCCCCAGCACCACCCGCGCCTGCCGCTGCTGCTCGCGCACGCGCTCACGCAG AAATTGGTCACCTTGAGCGAGATCGGGTCGTGGTGCGAAAGCGAACAACACCACCCGCTGCTGCTCGAGGTGCTGCAGGAAGTCCGCGAGCTGGTGGGCCTCGAGCGGCTGCGGCAGCTCTGTGCCGAGAGCAAGCTGAACCTGTGCGCGCACGCCGGCGTCGGGGCGGACGGCGCGCTGGAGGCGCTGGAGGCCCGCGGGCTGGCCGGCCTGGTGCCGCAGCTGCAGGTGCGCGCGGCGCTGGCCCGCCAGCTGGCCGCCGAGCCCGCGCCGCAGCCGCTGTACCGCTGGATCAAGGCCAACGTGGAGGCGGCCGTGCGCCACACCGGCGGCTTCGTGTCGGCGCTGGTGGGCCTGCTGGCCGAGCACGTCACGGCGGGCGCAGACTCCGCGGCCGCCGCGCCCGACAAGGCGGCGCTGGAGCGCGAGAAGGCGCTGCTGGAGCCCTACGCGCCGCTGCTGCGCGCGCTGCTGGACGCCCGCCTGGACCTGCAGCTGGCCGCCGTGTACGCCGTGCAGGTGCACGCCCACGCCCACCACTACCCCAAGG GTGAACACGTGGCTGACGTGGCTGCAGGCGCAGGAGTCGGAGGAGGAGGAGGCGGACGAGTAGCGACCGGCCGCGACTGCCGCTTTTGTTTCGCGCTCATctcattatataaataa
- the LOC101735795 gene encoding probable RNA-directed DNA polymerase from transposon BS isoform X1, giving the protein MELFIPSSEVPVGGRSRPWYNNASRDAAHLKRSAYVAWDDARRRRDPNISEERRKYNAASRSYKKVIARAKSEHVARIGERLKSYPSGSRAFWSLAKAAEGNFCRSSLPPLRKPDDSLAHSAKEKADLLVKLFASNSTVDDGGATPPNILRCDSSLPEICFTQCAVRRELRLLDVHKSSGPDGIPAVVLKKCAPELTPALTRLYRLSYCANRVPSSWKTAHVHPIPKKGDRSDPSSYRPIAITSLLSKVMERIINIQLLKYLEDRQLISDRQYGFRHGRSAGDLLVYLTHRWAEALESKGEALAVSLDIAKAFDRVWHRALLSKLPSYGIPEGLCKWIASFLDGRNITVVVDGDCSDTMTINAGVPQGSVLSPTLFILYINDMLSIDGMHCYADDSTGDARYIGHQSLSRSVVQERRSKLVSEVENSLGRVSKCGNPLKTQVCAFTAKKDPFVMAPQFQGISLQPSESIGILGVDISSDVQFRSHLEGKAKLASKMLGVLNRAKRYFTPGQRLLLYKAQVRPRVEYCSHLWAGAPKYQLLPFDSIQRRAVRIVDNPILTDRLEPLGLRKDFGSLCILYRMFHGECSEELFEIIPASRFYHRTARHRIRVHPYYLEPLRSSTVRFQRSFLPRTIRLWNELPSTVFPERYDMSFFKRGLWRVLNGRQRLGSAPGIAEVHGRR; this is encoded by the coding sequence atggaattgtttatcccctcctctgaagtgcccgttgggggtcgcagcagaccctggtataacaatgccagcagggatgctgcacacctcaagcggtccgcatacgttgcatgggatgatgctaggagacgtcgggatcctaacatctcagaggaaaggcggaaatataacgccgcttccaggtcctacaagaaggttattgccagggcgaaatcggagcacgttgctagaattggcgagcgactgaagagctatccctctgggagccgtgctttttggtcgctcgccaaagctgcagaaggtaacttttgcaggtctagtctcccaccactacgcaagcccgatgacagtctggcccatagtgcgaaagagaaggctgaccttctggtcaaactcttcgcctcgaactcgactgtggacgacgggggtgccacaccaccgaacatcctccggtgtgatagttccctgccggagatctgctttacacagtgtgcagtcaggcgggaactccgactcctggacgtccataagtcgagtgggccagacggcattcctgcagtggttctaaaaaagtgtgcccctgagctgacgcctgcgctaacgcgtttgtatcgcctctcttattgcgctaacagggttccgtcttcatggaagaccgcccacgtccaccctatccccaagaagggtgaccggtcggacccatcgagctataggcctatcgcgataacttccttgctttccaaggtgatggagcgaataattaatatacaactcctgaagtatctggaggatcgccagctgatcagtgaccgacagtacggtttccgtcacggtcgctcagctggcgatcttcttgtataccttactcacaggtgggctgaagccttggagagcaagggcgaggcacttgctgtgagccttgatatcgcgaaggccttcgacagggtctggcatagggcacttctgtcgaagctaccatcttacggaatccccgagggtctctgcaagtggatcgctagctttctgGATGGGCGgaacatcacggtcgttgtagacggtgattgttctgataccatgaccattaacgctggcgttccacaaggttcggtgctctcccccacgcttttcatcctgtatatcaatgacatgctgtctattgatggcatgcattgctatgcggatgacagcacgggggatgcgcgatatatcggccatcagagtctctctcgaagcgtggtgcaagagagacgatcaaaacttgtgtctgaagtggagaactctctggggcgagtctccaaatgcggcaacccgttaaagacacaagtttgcgcgttcactgcgaaaaaggacccctttgtcatggcgccgcaattccaaggaatatccctgcaaccttccgagagtattgggatacttggggtcgacatttcgagcgatgtccagtttcggagtcatttggaaggcaaagccaagttggcgtccaaaatgctgggagttctcaacagagcgaagcggtacttcacgcctggacaaaggcttttgctttataaagcacaagtccggcctcgcgtggagtactgctcccatctctgggccggggctcccaaataccagcttcttccatttgactccatacagaggagggccgttcggattgtcgataatcccattctcacggatcgtttggagcctctgggtctgcggaaggacttcggttccctctgtattttgtaccgtatgttccatggggagtgctctgaggaattgttcgagattataccggcatctcgtttttaccatcgcaccgcccgccaccggattagagttcatccatactacctggagccactgcggtcatccacagtgcgtttccagagatcttttttgccacgtaccatccggctatggaatgagctcccctccacggtgtttcccgagcgctatgacatgtccttcttcaaacgaggcttgtggagagtattaaacggtaggcagcggcttggctctgcccctggcattgctgaagtccatgggcgacggtaa